A region of Streptomyces sp. NBC_01267 DNA encodes the following proteins:
- a CDS encoding aminoglycoside phosphotransferase family protein has translation MATARTADSRPEIDAALVRRLIDTRFPRWARLPLKLLDPAGSDHVIYRLGEELAVRMPRHAGVIGQARKEFQWLPRLAPYLPLTIPVPVEVGEPSLGYPWPWAVSRWLEGEVATVDALADSTRTAVELAHFLAALQRFTPENTPKTAREYLTSWSLSERDRATRVAIAKVDGIFDATAMTKLWDAAVSAPGWDGPPVCFHGDFHTGNLLTIHGHLSAVIDFGGLGIGDPACDLLIAFTLMTASSRASFRNALGVDDATWLRGRGWAMATGLNAYTSYAAVNPRVAAQTTRQITEALIG, from the coding sequence TTGGCAACCGCGAGAACGGCGGACTCCCGACCCGAGATCGATGCCGCACTCGTCAGGCGCCTGATCGACACCCGGTTCCCGCGGTGGGCAAGACTGCCTCTTAAGCTGCTTGACCCGGCCGGCTCCGACCATGTGATCTACCGGCTGGGCGAGGAGCTGGCCGTCCGGATGCCCCGCCATGCCGGGGTCATCGGTCAGGCCAGGAAGGAGTTCCAGTGGCTACCCCGACTCGCCCCGTACCTCCCCCTGACCATTCCGGTACCGGTAGAGGTGGGGGAACCCAGCTTGGGCTATCCGTGGCCGTGGGCGGTGTCCCGATGGCTTGAAGGTGAAGTGGCGACCGTCGACGCACTGGCCGACTCCACCAGGACCGCGGTCGAACTGGCGCACTTCCTGGCCGCTCTACAGCGGTTTACACCCGAGAACACACCCAAGACTGCCCGCGAATATCTCACCAGTTGGTCGTTGTCCGAACGAGACCGCGCGACGCGGGTCGCCATCGCAAAGGTCGATGGCATTTTCGACGCCACGGCGATGACCAAGCTGTGGGATGCGGCCGTGAGCGCCCCCGGATGGGATGGCCCTCCGGTGTGTTTCCACGGCGACTTCCACACGGGCAACCTGCTGACCATCCACGGCCACCTCAGCGCCGTCATTGACTTTGGCGGGCTCGGTATCGGTGACCCGGCTTGCGACCTGCTGATCGCCTTCACCCTGATGACGGCCAGCAGCCGAGCCTCCTTCCGTAACGCGCTCGGTGTGGACGACGCCACATGGTTGCGAGGCCGCGGCTGGGCCATGGCCACCGGTCTGAACGCCTACACCTCCTACGCCGCCGTCAACCCTCGGGTCGCCGCGCAGACCACCCGGCAGATCACCGAGGCGCTCATCGGCTGA
- a CDS encoding VOC family protein, protein MPMQIKLVAITLDCSDPLALAAFYQQATDHELHPKSDADFAGLNGEHGLLIGFQRVDDYRAPSWPDQMVPQQLHICFKVDEDLDVAEARLLELGAGKPDHQPHGDRARVLTDPAGHPFCIVRS, encoded by the coding sequence ATGCCCATGCAGATCAAGTTGGTTGCGATAACGCTCGATTGCTCTGATCCGCTGGCTCTGGCGGCGTTCTATCAGCAGGCAACCGACCATGAACTGCACCCGAAGTCAGATGCCGACTTTGCGGGTCTCAACGGCGAACACGGACTCCTCATCGGCTTTCAACGGGTCGACGACTACCGGGCTCCGAGCTGGCCCGACCAAATGGTCCCCCAGCAGCTCCATATCTGCTTCAAGGTCGATGAGGACTTGGACGTGGCCGAGGCCCGGTTGCTGGAGTTGGGTGCGGGCAAGCCGGACCACCAGCCACATGGCGACAGGGCGCGAGTCCTCACTGATCCGGCTGGGCATCCATTCTGCATCGTCAGAAGCTGA